Proteins from a genomic interval of Streptomyces sp. Tu6071:
- a CDS encoding ROK family transcriptional regulator, with protein sequence MANQASAGDLLQLVRTGSATTRGDLQRVTGLSRATVGQRLDRLFRAGWLREGDAAPSAPSPQGGRPSVRLEFDDRHAIVLAADLETRHSRAAVLSLTGDVLAETSWPVLLSEGPEHVLGELGARFARLLGDEGLDPASVCGIGVAVPGPVDSESGTLVDPPIMSGWGGFDLSGRLARAFAEASGSVRGPAGGSGGGAAGGFEGGALPPVPVLVENDANLMAYGEQRTGWPECRAFALVKVSTGIGAGVVVDGTVYRGVDGGAGDIGHIRVPAGEGLDCMCGAQGCLAAVASGRALAARLRAAGVPAASGSDVRALLAEGHPEAAGLARQAGRQVGEVLATVVTLLNPGVLMIAGDLAGTPFLTGVRELLYQRALPRCTAHLDVVTSRLGDRAALVGAAHLVVEHLYAPGRAEERLTALGV encoded by the coding sequence GTGGCTAACCAGGCTAGCGCGGGGGATCTGCTCCAGTTGGTGCGCACGGGTTCCGCGACGACTCGCGGGGACCTCCAGCGCGTCACCGGGCTCTCTCGCGCGACCGTCGGCCAGCGCCTCGACCGGCTCTTCCGCGCCGGCTGGCTCCGCGAGGGCGACGCGGCGCCGAGCGCGCCCTCGCCGCAAGGGGGACGCCCCTCGGTCCGCCTGGAGTTCGACGACCGGCACGCGATCGTCCTCGCGGCGGACCTGGAGACCCGTCACTCCCGCGCCGCCGTGCTCAGCCTCACGGGGGACGTGCTCGCCGAGACGAGTTGGCCGGTCCTCCTCTCGGAGGGGCCCGAACACGTCCTCGGCGAACTCGGCGCCCGCTTCGCGCGCCTTCTCGGGGACGAGGGCCTCGACCCCGCCTCCGTCTGCGGTATCGGCGTCGCCGTCCCCGGGCCCGTGGACAGCGAGAGCGGCACCCTCGTGGACCCGCCGATCATGTCCGGCTGGGGCGGCTTCGACCTGAGCGGCCGGCTCGCGCGCGCCTTCGCCGAGGCGAGCGGTTCGGTGCGCGGTCCGGCGGGCGGCTCCGGGGGCGGTGCGGCGGGCGGCTTCGAGGGAGGGGCCCTCCCGCCCGTCCCCGTGCTCGTCGAGAACGACGCCAACCTCATGGCGTACGGGGAGCAGCGCACCGGCTGGCCGGAGTGCCGCGCCTTCGCCCTGGTCAAGGTGTCGACCGGGATAGGGGCCGGGGTCGTCGTGGACGGCACCGTGTACCGGGGCGTGGACGGCGGCGCGGGCGACATCGGGCACATCAGGGTCCCGGCGGGGGAGGGGCTCGACTGCATGTGCGGGGCGCAGGGCTGCCTCGCCGCCGTCGCGAGCGGCCGGGCCCTCGCGGCGCGGCTCCGCGCGGCGGGCGTCCCCGCCGCCTCGGGCTCCGACGTCCGTGCCCTCCTCGCCGAGGGCCACCCCGAGGCCGCGGGCCTCGCCCGCCAGGCGGGCCGCCAGGTCGGCGAGGTCCTCGCGACGGTCGTGACCCTCCTCAACCCCGGCGTCCTCATGATCGCGGGCGACCTCGCGGGCACCCCCTTCCTCACCGGGGTCCGCGAACTCCTCTACCAGCGTGCCCTGCCCCGCTGCACGGCCCACCTCGACGTCGTCACCTCACGCCTCGGCGACCGCGCGGCCCTCGTGGGCGCGGCCCACCTCGTGGTGGAACACCTCTACGCCCCGGGAC